A portion of the Streptomyces sp. NBC_00376 genome contains these proteins:
- a CDS encoding bifunctional glycosyltransferase/CDP-glycerol:glycerophosphate glycerophosphotransferase, translating to MPNMSPRLSVVVPVHDVELHLTDCLKSLAEQTMTDLEVVMVDDGSTDDSAALAAAFAVQDGRFRLVSQENGGLGHARNTGVRNCDPGARHLAFVDGGDVLPPRAYELLVGALDETGSDIASGNVLRLRADGRLQQSPDLRRPMATTRLRTHISRDWDLAADRTACNKVFRRSFWDEHAFAFPVGALHEDIPVVLPAHFLARSVDVLKDPVCHRRDRAGSIATRRAVVRGVQDRVSHLLGVSAFLDEHRDAADKRRYEAHVLADDLWYFMEALPDGDEEYRRAFVTYANEFTDQVDPAVLDALPLRLRLMWHLVRERRTGELLDLLALDKAEPGAFTVRGVRRRSASYPVLTRPVPRSVLRVGARDLPLTARLLDAHWQGGKLHLKGYAYIRNLPAGPRTAEFRAGWLRAGRRHVVPLRLRTADEPEATARSRQSLHDYDRSGFATVVDPARLRIHPGGSPERLTWRPEIGIAGHGMLRRSELSTDEAAAPPPVHRPDGDHRIVPAFDGGRLVLHAERIDARFETHRAGDTGDGTATVVIDGMIRDRLGSGPLRLVLTHRPSGTAFDRPVTVHEGAAPSASGWRRFTADIPLGAFADARPDTVEGEGRAQVPYSLHLVGPDGRRTPVDVPGPVPPGRYPLAGTGEERRELGLTAGPRGDLLISDRPVQPAVDLATWTQDGQLLLEGTFPDLPERPVDLVARHSGHGEEARFALTLSGAAGARRFRAVLRPDAVEGPGGKLPLGQGHWYLFLRERGALDEADDAALRIPAAAHRTLPAARTLGGRTYTVERRCHDQLLIDSAPVLTAAERGPRGERLLREGYRARRAAPLRDTVLYSSFDGRQYSDSPRAVHEEVVRRGAELEHLWVVRDQQARIPAGATAVEHGSAAWHEALARSRYVVTNTQLPRWFERREGQRVVQTWHGTPLKRTGLDLVRTGRSDAARTATIEHRARQWSFLVSPNSFATPVLRRSFGYRGEILECGSPRNDLFHASDRIKVAAAVRERLALPEGKRVVLYAPTLREDQPLGDGRYALGLKLDLAAAERELGGDTVLLVRRHYLVTGRLPDSGSGFVRDVSRYPDVGELMLISDALVTDYSSLMFDFARTGRPMLFHTHDLAHYRDTLRGFCFDFEARAPGPLIPGSTGLVEALRDPERATAGHAQAYEAFRRDFCDLDDGHAAAGVVDRML from the coding sequence GTGCCCAACATGTCGCCACGGCTCAGTGTCGTCGTACCCGTCCACGACGTGGAGCTCCATCTGACGGACTGCCTGAAGTCCCTCGCGGAGCAGACCATGACCGACCTGGAGGTGGTGATGGTCGACGACGGCTCCACCGACGACAGCGCGGCCCTGGCCGCCGCCTTCGCCGTACAGGACGGCAGGTTCCGGCTGGTGAGCCAGGAGAACGGCGGGCTCGGGCACGCCCGTAACACCGGGGTCCGCAACTGCGACCCGGGCGCCCGCCATCTCGCCTTCGTCGACGGCGGCGACGTGCTCCCGCCCCGCGCGTACGAACTCCTCGTCGGCGCCCTGGACGAGACCGGCTCGGACATCGCGTCCGGCAACGTGCTGCGGCTGCGGGCCGACGGCCGGCTCCAGCAGTCGCCCGACCTCCGCCGGCCCATGGCGACCACCCGGCTGCGCACCCACATCTCGCGGGACTGGGACCTGGCCGCCGACCGGACCGCCTGCAACAAGGTCTTCCGCCGGTCCTTCTGGGACGAGCACGCCTTCGCCTTCCCGGTCGGCGCCCTCCACGAGGACATCCCGGTCGTCCTGCCCGCCCACTTCCTGGCCCGCTCCGTCGACGTGCTGAAGGACCCCGTCTGCCACCGGCGCGACCGGGCGGGCTCGATCGCCACCCGCCGCGCCGTCGTCCGCGGCGTCCAGGACCGGGTCTCGCACCTGCTGGGCGTCTCCGCCTTCCTCGACGAACACCGCGACGCCGCCGACAAACGGCGCTACGAGGCGCATGTGCTCGCCGACGACCTCTGGTACTTCATGGAGGCGCTGCCCGACGGCGACGAGGAGTACCGGCGCGCCTTCGTCACGTACGCCAACGAGTTCACCGACCAGGTCGACCCTGCCGTCCTCGACGCACTGCCGCTGCGGCTGCGCCTGATGTGGCACCTCGTGCGCGAACGGCGGACCGGCGAACTGCTGGACCTGCTCGCCCTCGACAAGGCCGAACCGGGCGCCTTCACGGTCCGGGGCGTACGCCGCCGCAGCGCCTCCTACCCGGTCCTCACCCGGCCGGTGCCGCGCTCGGTGCTGCGCGTGGGCGCGCGGGACCTGCCGCTCACCGCCCGGCTGCTCGACGCCCACTGGCAGGGCGGCAAGCTGCACCTCAAGGGGTACGCGTACATCCGCAACCTGCCCGCCGGACCGCGCACCGCCGAGTTCCGGGCCGGCTGGCTGCGGGCCGGACGCCGGCACGTGGTGCCGCTGCGGCTGCGCACGGCCGACGAGCCGGAGGCCACCGCCCGGTCCCGGCAGAGCCTGCACGACTACGACCGGTCCGGCTTCGCGACCGTCGTCGACCCGGCCAGGCTCCGCATCCACCCGGGCGGCAGCCCCGAACGCCTCACCTGGCGGCCGGAGATCGGCATCGCCGGACACGGCATGCTGCGCCGCTCGGAGCTCTCCACCGACGAGGCGGCCGCCCCGCCGCCCGTGCACCGCCCCGACGGCGACCACCGGATCGTGCCCGCCTTCGACGGCGGCAGGCTGGTGCTGCACGCCGAGCGGATCGACGCCCGCTTCGAGACGCACCGCGCGGGCGACACCGGCGACGGGACCGCCACCGTGGTCATCGACGGCATGATCCGCGACCGGCTCGGCAGCGGGCCGCTGCGCCTCGTGCTCACCCACCGACCCTCCGGCACCGCCTTCGACCGCCCGGTGACGGTGCACGAGGGTGCCGCCCCCTCCGCGTCCGGCTGGCGGCGGTTCACCGCGGACATCCCGCTCGGCGCCTTCGCCGACGCCCGGCCGGACACGGTCGAGGGGGAGGGCCGGGCCCAGGTGCCGTACAGCCTCCACCTCGTCGGACCGGACGGCCGCCGCACCCCGGTCGATGTGCCGGGGCCGGTGCCGCCGGGCCGCTACCCGCTGGCCGGGACCGGCGAGGAGCGGCGCGAACTCGGCCTCACCGCCGGCCCCCGCGGCGATCTGCTGATCAGCGACCGCCCCGTGCAGCCGGCCGTCGACCTGGCGACCTGGACGCAGGACGGGCAGCTCCTCCTGGAGGGCACCTTCCCCGACCTCCCGGAACGGCCCGTCGACCTGGTGGCCAGGCACAGCGGCCACGGCGAGGAGGCCCGGTTCGCCCTCACCCTCTCCGGGGCCGCCGGCGCCCGCCGGTTCAGGGCCGTGCTGCGGCCGGACGCCGTCGAGGGCCCCGGCGGGAAACTGCCGCTGGGCCAGGGGCACTGGTACCTCTTCCTCCGCGAGCGGGGCGCCCTGGACGAGGCGGACGACGCCGCGCTGCGCATCCCGGCCGCCGCCCACCGCACCCTGCCCGCCGCCCGCACCCTCGGCGGCCGGACGTACACCGTCGAGCGGCGCTGCCACGACCAGCTGCTGATCGACAGCGCGCCGGTGCTCACGGCGGCGGAACGCGGCCCGCGCGGCGAGCGGCTGCTGCGCGAGGGCTACCGGGCCCGGCGCGCCGCACCGCTGCGCGACACGGTGCTGTACAGCAGCTTCGACGGCCGGCAGTACTCCGACTCGCCGCGCGCCGTCCACGAGGAAGTGGTCCGGCGCGGCGCCGAGCTGGAACACCTGTGGGTGGTGCGCGACCAGCAGGCCCGTATCCCGGCCGGTGCCACCGCCGTCGAGCACGGCTCCGCCGCCTGGCACGAGGCGCTGGCCCGCAGCCGGTACGTCGTCACCAACACCCAGCTGCCCCGGTGGTTCGAGCGGCGCGAGGGCCAGCGCGTCGTCCAGACCTGGCACGGCACCCCCCTCAAACGCACCGGCCTCGATCTGGTGCGCACCGGCCGGTCCGACGCCGCCCGTACCGCCACCATCGAGCACCGCGCCCGCCAGTGGAGCTTCCTGGTCTCGCCGAACAGCTTCGCCACCCCCGTCCTGCGACGCTCCTTCGGCTACCGGGGCGAGATCCTGGAGTGCGGCTCCCCCCGCAACGACCTGTTCCACGCCTCGGACCGGATCAAGGTCGCCGCGGCGGTACGCGAGCGGCTCGCCCTCCCCGAGGGCAAGCGGGTCGTGCTGTACGCGCCGACCCTGCGGGAGGACCAGCCGCTCGGCGACGGCCGTTACGCCCTCGGCCTGAAGCTCGACCTGGCTGCCGCCGAACGCGAACTCGGCGGCGACACCGTGCTGCTGGTGCGCCGCCACTACCTGGTGACCGGCCGCCTGCCCGACAGCGGCAGCGGCTTCGTCCGGGACGTCTCGCGCTACCCGGACGTCGGCGAACTGATGCTGATCAGCGACGCCCTGGTCACCGACTACTCCTCGCTGATGTTCGACTTCGCCCGGACCGGCCGCCCGATGCTCTTCCACACCCACGACCTGGCGCACTACCGCGACACCCTGCGCGGATTCTGCTTCGACTTCGAGGCCCGCGCCCCCGGCCCGCTGATCCCCGGTTCCACCGGCCTGGTCGAGGCGCTGCGCGACCCGGAACGGGCCACCGCGGGACACGCGCAGGCGTACGAGGCGTTCCGCCGGGACTTCTGCGACCTGGACGACGGGCACGCGGCGGCGGGCGTGGTCGACCGAATGCTGTGA
- a CDS encoding bifunctional glycosyltransferase/class I SAM-dependent methyltransferase, producing the protein MKESPSPRIGILVVAYNAETTLERTLDRIPEDFRSKVAEILILDDASHDATFTAGCRWSQTEGMPRTVVMRHTKNLGYGGNQKAGYALAAEHGLDIIVLLHGDGQYAPEFLPDMVAPIERGECDAVFGSRMMKSGSALKGGMPIYKWLGNRILTRLENTLLGSQLTEFHSGYRAYSVAALKKLPIHRNTDAFDFDTQIIVQLLNEGMRIKEIPVPTYYGDEICYVNGMKYAKDVVKDVLEYRLAVKGFGTCGWIPKPVEYAFKEGDGSSHAVILEKMRSLPPGRVLDLGCSGGLFAQRLEALGHEVTGVDYVEVPGVRERCTRFHLANLEEGLPAEIGADYDYVVAGDVIEHLSRPERVLAEVAEVLRPGGRVLLSVPNFSHWYSRLRVALGVFGYDRRGILDETHLRFFTRASLRRTVRDAGYDVLNIASTGAPFWALLGGGPLPAVLGGASKLLTRVRPTLFGYQHVALLTPHAAETIIAGEHIDVQDILNRQYAHADRVGV; encoded by the coding sequence GTGAAGGAAAGCCCGAGCCCCAGGATCGGCATCCTGGTGGTCGCGTACAACGCCGAGACGACGCTGGAGAGGACCCTCGACCGCATTCCGGAGGACTTCCGGTCCAAGGTCGCCGAAATCCTCATTCTCGACGATGCGAGCCATGACGCGACCTTCACCGCGGGCTGCCGCTGGTCGCAGACGGAGGGAATGCCGCGGACCGTGGTGATGCGGCACACCAAGAACCTCGGATACGGCGGAAACCAGAAGGCCGGATACGCGCTGGCCGCCGAGCACGGACTCGACATCATCGTGCTGCTGCACGGCGACGGACAGTACGCCCCGGAATTCCTCCCGGACATGGTCGCACCCATCGAACGCGGCGAATGCGACGCCGTCTTCGGATCGCGGATGATGAAATCCGGATCCGCGCTCAAGGGCGGCATGCCGATCTACAAATGGCTCGGCAACCGCATTCTCACCCGCCTGGAGAACACCCTCCTCGGATCGCAGCTCACCGAATTCCACTCCGGATACCGCGCCTACAGCGTCGCGGCGCTCAAGAAGTTGCCGATCCACCGGAACACCGACGCGTTCGACTTCGACACCCAGATCATCGTCCAGCTGCTCAACGAGGGGATGCGGATCAAGGAGATCCCCGTCCCCACGTACTACGGCGACGAGATCTGCTACGTCAACGGCATGAAGTACGCGAAGGACGTCGTCAAGGACGTCCTCGAATACCGGCTCGCCGTCAAGGGATTCGGCACCTGCGGCTGGATCCCCAAACCCGTCGAGTACGCGTTCAAGGAGGGCGACGGCTCCTCGCACGCCGTCATCCTGGAGAAGATGCGCAGCCTCCCGCCCGGCCGGGTCCTCGATCTCGGCTGCTCCGGCGGCCTGTTCGCCCAGCGCCTAGAAGCCCTCGGCCACGAGGTGACCGGGGTGGACTACGTCGAGGTCCCCGGCGTGCGCGAGAGGTGCACCCGCTTCCACCTCGCCAACCTGGAGGAGGGGCTGCCGGCCGAGATCGGTGCCGACTACGACTACGTGGTCGCCGGCGACGTCATCGAGCACCTCTCCCGTCCCGAGCGGGTGCTGGCCGAGGTCGCCGAAGTACTGCGGCCCGGCGGCCGTGTGCTGCTCTCCGTACCGAACTTCAGCCACTGGTACTCACGGCTGCGGGTCGCGCTCGGCGTCTTCGGATACGACCGGCGCGGCATCCTCGACGAAACGCATCTGCGCTTCTTCACCCGGGCCAGCCTGCGCCGCACGGTCCGGGACGCGGGCTACGACGTCCTGAACATCGCGTCGACCGGGGCCCCGTTCTGGGCGTTGCTCGGCGGCGGACCGCTCCCCGCGGTCCTGGGCGGGGCGTCGAAGCTGCTCACCCGGGTCCGGCCGACGCTGTTCGGCTATCAGCATGTCGCACTGCTCACCCCGCACGCGGCCGAGACGATCATCGCTGGAGAGCACATCGATGTACAGGACATCCTCAACCGACAGTACGCCCATGCCGACCGGGTCGGCGTCTGA
- a CDS encoding carbohydrate ABC transporter permease codes for MTTASTTATNTSTTADDAPLKAERSLGARIAARAGGGAMRIFLVLVALFWLMPTIGLLLSSLRGSDDIAASGWWKVFTAPSQLTFDNYATLLDNSTITHSLLSTVMITVPATVLVVVIGSLAGYAFAWMEFPGRDWWFLVVVGLLVVPVQVALVPVSKLFGAVGIFETTFGVIIFHTAFGLPFAIFLLRNFFAEIPRELLEAARLDGAGEIRLFTRVVMPLGGPAIASLGIFQFLWVWNDMLVALIFADSDSPPITVALQQQVRQFGNNIDVLAPGAFVSMVIPLAVFFAFQRQFVSGVMAGAVK; via the coding sequence ATGACGACAGCGTCGACCACGGCCACGAACACGAGCACGACGGCCGACGATGCTCCGCTGAAGGCCGAGCGGTCCCTCGGTGCACGGATCGCCGCCCGCGCGGGCGGCGGTGCGATGCGGATCTTCCTCGTCCTGGTGGCCCTTTTCTGGCTGATGCCGACGATCGGGCTGCTGCTGTCCTCGCTGCGCGGCTCGGACGACATCGCGGCGAGCGGCTGGTGGAAGGTCTTCACGGCCCCGTCCCAGCTCACCTTCGACAACTACGCCACGCTGCTGGACAATTCGACGATCACCCACTCCCTCCTCAGCACGGTCATGATCACCGTTCCGGCGACCGTGCTGGTCGTCGTGATCGGCTCACTGGCCGGATACGCCTTCGCCTGGATGGAGTTCCCCGGCCGCGACTGGTGGTTCCTGGTGGTCGTGGGGCTGCTGGTGGTCCCGGTGCAGGTCGCCCTGGTCCCGGTCTCCAAGCTCTTCGGCGCGGTCGGGATCTTCGAGACGACCTTCGGCGTGATCATCTTCCACACGGCCTTCGGGCTGCCCTTCGCGATCTTCCTGCTGCGGAACTTCTTCGCGGAGATCCCGAGGGAGCTGCTGGAGGCGGCCCGGCTCGACGGGGCGGGCGAGATCCGCCTCTTCACCCGGGTCGTGATGCCGCTGGGCGGTCCGGCGATCGCCTCGCTCGGGATCTTCCAGTTCCTCTGGGTGTGGAACGACATGCTGGTGGCGCTGATCTTCGCCGACTCGGACTCGCCGCCGATCACGGTGGCCCTCCAGCAGCAGGTCAGGCAGTTCGGCAACAACATCGACGTGCTGGCGCCGGGCGCCTTCGTGTCGATGGTGATCCCGCTGGCGGTCTTCTTCGCCTTCCAGCGCCAGTTCGTCTCCGGCGTGATGGCGGGCGCGGTGAAGTAG
- a CDS encoding carbohydrate ABC transporter permease gives MTTAAAGGADAVPPADKQSSDNQSSGKQSSGKPSVPAPRKPSDPSAGGAGRSRRSVTGTRRFIAALFLAPALVLLGALVVYPIAYSVYRSFFDQAGTGFAGLDNYKALFTDDTILTAVKNNAIWVVLAPTVATALGLIFAVLTERIRWGTAFKLVVFMPMAISMLAAGIIFRLVYDAAPERGVANAVWVGVHDTFNESAGYPKAHPLPVHPLKAGPGGSFVTKAPVRAGQPVQLPLVGVIPANMPKDAKPAKAAAAGNGEITGTAWLDFTKGGGGKPNVIDTKELGLKGIEVEAVKDGKVVASATAGADGTFTLPASADGAGLRLPASNFKEPYNGVEWLGPTLVTPGIIGSYVWMWAGFAMVLIAAGLAGLPRELLEAARVDGANEWQVFRRITVPMLAPVLVVVLVTLMINVLKVFDLVFIIAPGSSQDDANVLALQLYRSSFGTDADLGIGSAIAVLLLLLVLPVMYVNIRRIRKEGRR, from the coding sequence ATGACGACAGCCGCAGCGGGGGGCGCCGACGCGGTGCCCCCCGCCGACAAGCAATCGTCCGACAACCAATCGTCCGGGAAGCAATCGTCCGGAAAGCCGTCGGTGCCCGCGCCCAGGAAGCCGTCCGATCCGTCGGCCGGCGGCGCGGGACGCAGCCGCAGGAGTGTGACCGGCACCCGCCGGTTCATCGCCGCACTCTTCCTGGCACCCGCGCTGGTGCTGCTGGGCGCGCTCGTGGTCTATCCGATCGCGTACTCCGTCTACCGGTCGTTCTTCGACCAGGCCGGTACGGGCTTCGCCGGACTCGACAACTACAAGGCGCTGTTCACGGACGACACCATCCTTACAGCGGTCAAGAACAACGCGATCTGGGTCGTGCTCGCGCCGACGGTCGCCACGGCCCTCGGGCTGATCTTCGCGGTGCTGACGGAGCGGATCCGCTGGGGCACGGCGTTCAAGCTGGTGGTCTTCATGCCGATGGCGATCTCCATGCTCGCCGCCGGCATCATCTTCCGGCTGGTGTACGACGCCGCCCCGGAGCGCGGGGTCGCCAACGCCGTATGGGTGGGTGTGCACGACACGTTCAACGAGTCGGCGGGCTACCCGAAGGCGCACCCGCTGCCCGTCCACCCGCTCAAGGCAGGGCCCGGCGGCTCGTTCGTCACCAAGGCGCCGGTGCGGGCCGGGCAGCCGGTGCAGCTGCCGCTGGTCGGTGTGATCCCGGCGAACATGCCGAAGGACGCGAAGCCGGCGAAGGCCGCGGCCGCGGGGAACGGGGAGATCACCGGTACCGCGTGGCTGGACTTCACCAAGGGCGGCGGTGGCAAGCCCAACGTCATCGACACCAAGGAGCTGGGGCTCAAGGGCATCGAGGTCGAGGCGGTCAAGGACGGCAAGGTCGTCGCGTCGGCCACGGCGGGCGCGGACGGCACGTTCACCCTGCCCGCCTCGGCGGACGGCGCCGGACTCCGGCTCCCCGCCTCGAACTTCAAGGAGCCGTACAACGGGGTCGAGTGGCTCGGCCCGACCCTCGTCACACCCGGGATCATCGGTTCCTACGTCTGGATGTGGGCCGGGTTCGCGATGGTGCTGATCGCGGCGGGGCTCGCGGGGCTGCCTCGTGAACTCCTCGAAGCGGCCCGTGTGGACGGCGCGAACGAGTGGCAGGTGTTCCGCCGGATCACGGTGCCGATGCTCGCGCCCGTGCTCGTGGTGGTGCTGGTCACGCTGATGATCAACGTGCTGAAGGTCTTCGACCTGGTCTTCATCATCGCGCCGGGTTCCTCGCAGGACGACGCGAACGTGCTGGCGCTCCAGCTCTACCGGTCCTCGTTCGGCACGGACGCGGACCTCGGGATCGGCAGCGCCATCGCCGTACTCCTGCTGCTGCTGGTACTCCCGGTGATGTACGTCAACATCCGCCGGATCCGGAAGGAGGGGCGCCGATGA
- a CDS encoding ABC transporter substrate-binding protein: MRTTLRISRAAAVFTAIGALALTGCSDDGGGKNESDKGSGSGKQSSSVTLPKLDGEKLSVAAVWTGAEQANFVKVLKEFEKRTGAKVTFVPAQDPIVNFLGTKIAGGQPPDVAMIPQVGAIQQAAQKKWAKPVGPEAKAQLTKNYSQVWQDLGAVDGTQYGVYFKAANKSLIWYNAKAFENAGAAEPKTWKDFLKTAETVSASGVTPVSVGGADGWTLTDWFENIYLSQAGPEKYDQLAQHKIKWTDPSVKAALTTLAELFGKPSLIAGGADGALQTEFPASVTQTFTGGDQPKAAMVYEGDFVSVNIAQTKAKIGTDAKVFPFPAVGAESPVVTGGDAAVALKDGKGAQALLTWLASTDAAQIMAEQGGFISPNKALDAAAYPNEVQRTMAKALVAAGDSVRFDMSDQAPQSFGGTPGKGEWKTLQDFLKNPKDIAGTQAKLESDAAKAYKS; the protein is encoded by the coding sequence ATGCGCACAACCCTTCGGATCAGCAGGGCCGCCGCGGTGTTCACCGCCATCGGCGCCCTGGCCCTCACCGGTTGCAGTGACGACGGCGGCGGGAAGAACGAGTCGGACAAGGGCTCGGGGAGCGGCAAGCAGAGTTCGTCCGTCACCCTGCCCAAGCTGGACGGCGAGAAGCTCTCGGTCGCGGCCGTCTGGACCGGCGCCGAGCAGGCCAACTTCGTCAAGGTCCTCAAGGAGTTCGAGAAGCGCACGGGCGCCAAGGTCACCTTCGTCCCGGCGCAGGACCCGATCGTCAACTTCCTCGGTACGAAGATCGCGGGAGGTCAGCCGCCGGACGTCGCGATGATCCCGCAGGTCGGCGCGATCCAGCAGGCCGCTCAGAAGAAGTGGGCGAAGCCGGTCGGTCCCGAGGCCAAGGCCCAGCTGACCAAGAACTACTCGCAGGTCTGGCAGGACCTCGGGGCGGTGGACGGCACCCAGTACGGCGTCTACTTCAAGGCCGCCAACAAGTCCCTGATCTGGTACAACGCCAAGGCGTTCGAGAACGCGGGCGCGGCCGAGCCGAAGACCTGGAAGGACTTCCTGAAGACGGCCGAGACGGTCTCCGCCTCGGGTGTCACCCCGGTCTCGGTGGGTGGCGCGGACGGCTGGACGCTCACCGACTGGTTCGAGAACATCTACCTCTCCCAGGCCGGTCCGGAGAAGTACGACCAGCTGGCCCAGCACAAGATCAAGTGGACGGACCCGTCCGTCAAGGCCGCGCTGACCACGCTCGCGGAGCTCTTCGGCAAGCCGTCGCTGATCGCGGGCGGCGCCGACGGCGCCCTGCAGACGGAGTTCCCGGCGTCGGTCACCCAGACGTTCACCGGTGGCGACCAGCCCAAGGCCGCGATGGTCTACGAGGGTGACTTCGTGAGCGTCAACATCGCGCAGACGAAGGCGAAGATCGGGACGGACGCCAAGGTGTTCCCGTTCCCGGCGGTCGGCGCCGAGTCCCCCGTCGTGACCGGCGGCGACGCCGCGGTGGCGCTGAAGGACGGCAAGGGCGCCCAGGCCCTGCTGACCTGGCTGGCGTCGACCGATGCCGCGCAGATCATGGCCGAGCAGGGCGGGTTCATCTCGCCGAACAAGGCCCTGGACGCCGCCGCTTACCCGAACGAGGTTCAGCGCACGATGGCGAAGGCGCTGGTCGCGGCCGGTGACTCCGTCCGGTTCGACATGTCCGACCAGGCGCCGCAGTCGTTCGGCGGGACGCCCGGCAAGGGTGAGTGGAAGACCCTCCAGGACTTCCTGAAGAACCCGAAGGACATCGCGGGGACTCAAGCGAAGCTGGAGTCCGACGCGGCCAAGGCGTACAAGAGCTGA